A region of the Gaiellales bacterium genome:
CGGGCTTCTCCCGCGCGAATCCCCACCGCCTGTACCTGCCGGTGATCGCCGACCCCGAGTACGGCGCCGTCAACGTCGAGGCCCAGCAGAACAACCCGAACTCGCTGCTGTGGTGGACGAAGCGGATGATCGCCCTGCGCAAGCGATACCCCGCGTTCCACGGCTCCCTGGAGTTCATGCTGCCGGAGAACCGCAAGGTGCTCGCGTTCGTGCGGGAGCTGGGCGAGGAGCGCCTGATGGTGGTGGCGAACCTCTCGCGCCGTGCGCAGTACGTCGAGCTCGACGTCCGGCGGTTCGACGGCCTCGTGCCCGAGGAGCTGATCGGCCACAGCGAGTTTCCGCCGTTCGACGGCAGCAGGCCCTACGTGCTCACGCTTGGCCCGCACGACGTCTTCCTGTTCGCGCTGCACGCGAGCGCGGATCAGCGAGAGGAGGCGCCGGAGCTGCCCGTCATCCGCACGTCCGGCCACTGGGATGCCGTCTTCGAGCGGCGTGCGCGGGGCGCGCTGGAGGATGCGCTGGCCGCATACCTGCCGACACAGCGCTGGTTCGCGTCGAAGGCGCGCCGCATCCGCCGGGTCACGATCACCGACGCGTTCCGGCTGGGGCCTGCGCGCGGCCGCCCGGCCGGGATGCTGTGCCTGGTTGACGTGGAATTCGCCGAGGGCGAGCCCGAGCGGTACCTGCTCACGCTCACGGGGAGGCCGGCGGACGAGAACGGCGACCACCACGGCGTTGCAATCGCGCGCGGCCCGGACGGCGATGCCGTGCTCGACGACGCGGCGGGCGACCCGGCCGTCGGGCGTGCCATCCTGGAGCTGATCCGCCGGCGCCGGCGGATGACCGGGGCGCGTGGGGTCGTGAGCGGAGCGCCGGAACGCGGGCTGCGGCGGATGGCCCGCGGCATGGATCTCGAGCCGGCGGCGCTCGGTGCCGAGCAGAGCAACACCTCGCTGGCGTTCGGGCAGGCCCTGATCCTGAAGCTCTTCCGCAAGATCGAGACGGGCGTCAACCCGGAGGTGGAGCTGACCGCTCTGCTCGCGGAGCAGGGGTTCGAGCACGCGCCGGCCCCGGCGGGCGTGCTCGAGTACCGGCCCACCTCGGGAAGCCCGGCCACGCTGGGGGTGCTCCAGGGGTACGTCGCCAACGAAGGCAACGCATGGGCGTTCGCGCTCGACGAGCTGGGGCGGTTCCTCGAGGGTGCGCTTGCGCGTGAGGACGGCCCGCCTCGGCTGCCGGCGCCGGAGGCGACCCCCGCCGACCAGCCGGACGTGGCGCATGACCTGGTCGGCCCGTTCCTGGAGGTCGCGCGCCTGCTCGGTGCGCGCACCGCGGAGCTGCACCTGTCGCTCGCGAATGCGCCCGCCGGCGACGCGCCCGAGCGGTTCTCCGCGCTGCAGCAGCGGGGGCTCCTGCAGTCCATGCGAACGCTGGTGCGCCAGACGTTCCGGAGCGTCCGGCGCGCCGGCGCGGACGACGACGTCGTGGGCCGGATCGCGGACCGCGAGGACGACGTCATGGCTGCGGTACTCGAGCTGCTGGAACGCCGGCTGGGCGGGATGCAGACACGGGTGCATGGCGATCTCCATCTCGGACAGGTGCTCTGGACGGGACGCGACGTGGTGCTGATCGACTTCGAAGGGGAGCCCGGGCGAACCCTCGGCCAGCGGCGGCTGAAACGCTCGCCGGCGCGCGATGTGGCCGGGATGCTGCGGTCCTTCCACTATGCCGCCTATGCGGGCCTGTACCAGGAGTGCGGCCGCGACGACCCGGCCGGGGGGCTGCCGGAGGGCTGGGTGCGGTTCTGGCGGGCGTGCGTCTCGGCCGCCTACCTGCGGGGGTATCGCGACGCGGTGGCCGAGTCGCCGATCGTCCCGGCCGATGACGAGGAGTTCGGGCGGCTAGTGCGGCTGTTCGCGATCGAGAAGTGCGTGTACGAGATCGGCTACGAGCTGAACAGCCGGCCCGACTGGCTGCACATCCCCGTCCTCGGGCTGGAAGAGCTGCTCGACGGATGACCGCATCGACGGAGCGACGCGCCCTTGCCGAGCTGGCCCGCGAGCTGGGCGTGCAGACACGCTACGTCGACGCGACGGGAGGCCGGCGGGAATCGTCGCGCGAGGCGATCGCGGCGGTCTGCTCCTCCCTGGCAGGCGGCGATGCGGAGCGGTCGCCGACCGCGACCCTGCGCGAGGTTCGCGCCGAGCGCGGCGGCCGCCTTGCCGAGCCGGTGGCGGTCGCGTGGGGGGGTGGCTGCTCCGTGCGGCTCGCGCCCGAGCGACACCGCGGCGTCCACGCCGACCTCGAGCTCGAGCGCGGGACGGGCGGGCCGGCCGGCGACCCCACCGCGCGCGCGCACGGCGCCGCCGTTGAGCTGGCGAACCTGCCGTACGGCGTCCACCGGCTGCACCTGCGGCGGCGAGGCATCGAGCAGGTGGTGCACGTGGTCGCTGCCCCGCGGCGGGCGCACACCGTCGCCGGTCGGCGTTGGGGGTCGTTCCTGCCGCTCTACGCCGTGCCGGGCGCGTACGGTGTCGGCGACTTCACCGGGCTGCGCGAGCTGGTGGACTGGACGGTCGGGCACGGCGGGTCGTTCGCCGGTAGCACGCCGCTCTTCGCGGCGTTTCTCGACCGGCCGTTCGACCCGAGCCCGTACGCACCGGTCAGCCGCCTGTTCTGGAACGAGATGTACGTCGACCCGGCGGCGGCGCCCGAGCTGGCGGCGTCCGCTCCGGCCCGGCAGCTGCTCGCCTCCAGC
Encoded here:
- the treS gene encoding maltose alpha-D-glucosyltransferase, coding for MSAVQTRAAASVGTPARWYQDAIIYELHVRAFADSNDDGIGDFRGLSARLDYLQDLGVTAIWLLPFYPSPLRDDGYDIADYRSINPSYGTMRDFRAFLRRAHDRGLRVITELVLNHTSDEHSWFQRARRAPAGSPERDFYVWSDTPERWQEARVIFKDFESSNWAWDPLAGAYFWHRFYSHQPDLNWANPLVRREMFDVVDYWLDMGVDGLRLDAVPYLFEREGTNCENLPETHAVLKDLRRHVDERFGDRMLLAEANQWPEDAVAYFGDGDECHMAFHFPLMPRMFMSVRMEDRYPLVDILAQTPSLPEDAQWAIFLRNHDELTLEMVTDDERDYMYRVYAEDPQARINFGIRRRLAPLLGNDRRLVELVNALLLSLPGTPVIYYGDEIGMGDNIYLGDRNGVRTPMQWSADRNAGFSRANPHRLYLPVIADPEYGAVNVEAQQNNPNSLLWWTKRMIALRKRYPAFHGSLEFMLPENRKVLAFVRELGEERLMVVANLSRRAQYVELDVRRFDGLVPEELIGHSEFPPFDGSRPYVLTLGPHDVFLFALHASADQREEAPELPVIRTSGHWDAVFERRARGALEDALAAYLPTQRWFASKARRIRRVTITDAFRLGPARGRPAGMLCLVDVEFAEGEPERYLLTLTGRPADENGDHHGVAIARGPDGDAVLDDAAGDPAVGRAILELIRRRRRMTGARGVVSGAPERGLRRMARGMDLEPAALGAEQSNTSLAFGQALILKLFRKIETGVNPEVELTALLAEQGFEHAPAPAGVLEYRPTSGSPATLGVLQGYVANEGNAWAFALDELGRFLEGALAREDGPPRLPAPEATPADQPDVAHDLVGPFLEVARLLGARTAELHLSLANAPAGDAPERFSALQQRGLLQSMRTLVRQTFRSVRRAGADDDVVGRIADREDDVMAAVLELLERRLGGMQTRVHGDLHLGQVLWTGRDVVLIDFEGEPGRTLGQRRLKRSPARDVAGMLRSFHYAAYAGLYQECGRDDPAGGLPEGWVRFWRACVSAAYLRGYRDAVAESPIVPADDEEFGRLVRLFAIEKCVYEIGYELNSRPDWLHIPVLGLEELLDG